The sequence TTAACTTTTAAACCATCGCGGGGATGAGGAGTAGGGACAGTTACTAATGCTAAGTTTTGATTGGATAATAGTTCCCACTGATAATTTTGCAACAACTTGGAGGCAAATAGGCGCATTTCCAACCGAGCGAACTCTTTACCGATACATTCTCTTAAGCCACCGCCAAAGGGAATATAGCCAAAGCTAGCTTGCTTATCCGCTGGCTGTTTGGGTGCAAACCGATCTGGATCGAAGCGATCGCTTTGGGGATAAATCTCTTCGTCTTTGTGGGTTTGAGCAATTTGATATTGAATATTCCAGCCTTGAGGAATCCGATAGCCACCAAATTCAAAAGTTTCTACCGCTTGCCTAAAGCCACCACCTACAGGCGGAATTAAACGCATAACTTCTTTTAGCACCTGTTCGAGATAAGTCATCGCTTTGAGATCTTCTAGTGTTGGAGTACCAGTTATGTTTAACTGATTTTGTTCTTCCACAAGACGCTGCATGACTTTAGGATGTTGTGCGGTTAAAAGACAAAAAGAGGCGATCGCACTAGTTAAGGTTTCGTGTCCTGCAAACAACAGTAACAATATCTGATCTTTTAATTCTTCTAAACTGAGACTATTCCCATCCTCATCTTCGGCTTGAATCAGTAACCCTAACGCATCTTTTCCAGGATTATCATTCTGCCGACGTTTGAGAATAATCTGCTCAAGTTTTTCCAGTAACTTCCGACGCGCTGTTAAAGCCTTGCCAAATTTAGTCCAGGGTAAAGAAATCGGAATCGTAAACAAACCCGCACACCAATCTTCAAAATAGTGTCCGACAGAACTTTGTGAACCACCGTCGGTACTGACAAACAAATTACTGGCAATATCGAAAGTATAGTTGCGCAATTCTGGATACCAGGTAAACATACCTGCCGCTTCCCACTTTTGCAGATAATTGTTCGTAATCTTTTCCATCGTAGGAATATAGCTAGCTAAAGCTCTAGGCTGAAACGCCTCATACAGTAGCTTACGTCGCGAAGTATGAAAGCTACCGTTATTAACCGATAAAGAGTTTTTGCCTAATAAAACTCTGGTACTTTTCGGCCAAGTAGAGACTACATACTTATTCTCATGGCGAAATAAAAAAGTATTAGCTTCTGAACCGATCATCATCACCGTCGGACTACCGAAGACTTTGGTTTGATAAACCTTGCCGTATTTCTCAACTCGTTTTTGATTAAAGTCTCGATCGTTCAAAAAGGCGATCGTTTCACCAATAAAAGGCAATCCAGTTTTACCAGGAGGTTCGGGTAAAGAATTTAATTTACTCTCACTTATAGTCATGTTTTTACCTTCAGTAGCCAGTACTGTTGCAGCTAACTTATATTTTCTCAGTTTTTGATTGATCGAATCTTGCTAATAATCTTCCAGTTTGATAAGCTTTGTTGTAGTCTGGGAGTAAGTTTAAGAATTCCATCACGCTCTTTTTCTTTGGCAGTAATATTATCTCCTAAACAAACAAGCCTAAGCATAAGAAAAATTTATTTAGATTTAGATATTTGTCGTTTTTGGCAATTATTAGCGATCGCTTTAAAGTCGATCATTAATTAAACAACCAGCTAGTTATGGGTTGACTAAAAATATTAGCCACTATTGCTAAAGCGATCGTCACTAAGATCCATTTGATAGATCCCAAAGTGCGATCAATACTTTCAACTTTGGGCTTGACAAAAGCCATATCTTGCTTTTGTTATGATACGTCTTGCTTGAGTTGTGATATGTCCTGTTCTACTATGACCAACCTTTCGGAGTTTTTAATTAGCTGCTGTAAGATTGCTCCCTCATATTGTTGCTTAGATTCAACGTTTGCCACTTTCTATTTTTTCTCCTACTTACCTAGTTCTTTAGATCTAGCTGTAGCAGTCTTAACTGCCTCAATTAACGCCGAACGAAACCCTGCACTTTCTAATTTAGCAACTCCCGCGATCGTTGTTCCTCCAGGACTCGTCACCCGATCTTTGAGGACTCCTGGGTGTATACCTGTCTCTTTTACTAAAGTTGCTGTACCCAATACTGTTTGGGTTGCTAACTGAAGAGCGATCGCTCTGGGTAATCCTGAAGCTACACCACCATCTGCCAAAGCCTCAATTGCCAGTGCCACAAAAGCAGGACCCGAACCTGATAATCCAGTTACGGCATCGAGCAAAGATTCTGGTACTTCTACTACTTCTCCTACGGCGGTAAAAATAGATTTAGCTCGTTCAATGTGTTGCTCTTTAGCGTATGTTCCTGAAGCGATCGCGCTCATCCCTGCACCTACTGTAGCGGGAGTATTGGGCATGACGCGAATTACTGACTGCTGCGGAAAAGCTGCTTCTAGTTTATCTATAGTTACTCCTGCCAAAATCGAAATAACGGTGCTGTTGGTATTGGGAGTAATGTCAACGACAACTGAATTAAATGTTTGAGGCTTAACGGCAAGTAATAGTATTTCAGCAGCAGATATAGCAGCCTGATTGTCTGCCGTAACTTGAACTTGGTATTTTTGGGCTAAAAAATCTCTTCTTTCTGCTCTAGGTTCGCTAACTAATACGGTATTAGCAGCAAAAACTTGTTGCTTTAAAAGGCGGGATAATATAGCTTCTGCCATTACCCCGCCACCAATAATACTGAGGCAAATACTATTAGATTTCATAATCTAATAATACTATTGATTCATTGAACTTACTGAGCTGCTGCATTGGGCTGTTGTCCCCAGGCATCAGGAGCAGGAACAGATCGACGTACATGAGTTTCTGGAGTGTGTACATCTTTCAAAATTCCCGAAAGACTACTGACTTTAACCGAGCTTGGAGTAAACAAAAAGATGCTTTCGCCAACTCTTTCTTGATGACCATCCATAGCATAAGTGCCGCCAGCAATAAAATCAACGGCTCTTTGAGCTTCTTCTGGGTTCATGACATTCAGATTCAATACTACTGACTTACGTTCGCGCAACGCTAGAATAACCTGAGGCATTTCTTCAAAAGAATGGGGTTCAATAACTACTACTTCTGAATTTCCGTTGGCTAATCCTGGCATACCGATCACATTATTTAGCTTCATTTCTTGTTTGCGGTTATTTTTCTGGTTGCTGGGAGATGATACTTTGGTTAGTTCTGGTTGAGTGTGAGATGCCGAAGAGTTAAGAAATGCTTGAGAATCCATTTCTTCCTGAGCAGGATCGTATTCGGCATAATTTTCATCTTCACCCTCGTATCCGTTTTCAATTCCAAAAAATTCTTTTAATGTATTAAACATATTGCTGACAATCCCTATTAATTTACGACTTTTAATTGGCTAGTACGATATTTCTTTAAAATTACTGTTTA is a genomic window of Coleofasciculaceae cyanobacterium containing:
- a CDS encoding cytochrome P450: MTISESKLNSLPEPPGKTGLPFIGETIAFLNDRDFNQKRVEKYGKVYQTKVFGSPTVMMIGSEANTFLFRHENKYVVSTWPKSTRVLLGKNSLSVNNGSFHTSRRKLLYEAFQPRALASYIPTMEKITNNYLQKWEAAGMFTWYPELRNYTFDIASNLFVSTDGGSQSSVGHYFEDWCAGLFTIPISLPWTKFGKALTARRKLLEKLEQIILKRRQNDNPGKDALGLLIQAEDEDGNSLSLEELKDQILLLLFAGHETLTSAIASFCLLTAQHPKVMQRLVEEQNQLNITGTPTLEDLKAMTYLEQVLKEVMRLIPPVGGGFRQAVETFEFGGYRIPQGWNIQYQIAQTHKDEEIYPQSDRFDPDRFAPKQPADKQASFGYIPFGGGLRECIGKEFARLEMRLFASKLLQNYQWELLSNQNLALVTVPTPHPRDGLKVNFSRR
- the proC gene encoding pyrroline-5-carboxylate reductase, whose protein sequence is MKSNSICLSIIGGGVMAEAILSRLLKQQVFAANTVLVSEPRAERRDFLAQKYQVQVTADNQAAISAAEILLLAVKPQTFNSVVVDITPNTNSTVISILAGVTIDKLEAAFPQQSVIRVMPNTPATVGAGMSAIASGTYAKEQHIERAKSIFTAVGEVVEVPESLLDAVTGLSGSGPAFVALAIEALADGGVASGLPRAIALQLATQTVLGTATLVKETGIHPGVLKDRVTSPGGTTIAGVAKLESAGFRSALIEAVKTATARSKELGK
- a CDS encoding cell division protein SepF; translated protein: MFNTLKEFFGIENGYEGEDENYAEYDPAQEEMDSQAFLNSSASHTQPELTKVSSPSNQKNNRKQEMKLNNVIGMPGLANGNSEVVVIEPHSFEEMPQVILALRERKSVVLNLNVMNPEEAQRAVDFIAGGTYAMDGHQERVGESIFLFTPSSVKVSSLSGILKDVHTPETHVRRSVPAPDAWGQQPNAAAQ